The Nostoc sp. 'Peltigera membranacea cyanobiont' N6 genome contains the following window.
AATTTTACGTTCCTAATTGCCATAGCAACAGGATATCTTGGATTGTATAGAGACGATCTAGGAACCCTAGATATATATGTGAAGAAAGACGGGAATCTTTACGGCTCAGACTTTTTTGCACCTCAGCAGCATGACTTAGCGGTAAAAGTTTATCAATCCTTAGTGAAGGGAGGGATGTATGGCGGCATTAACCAATACCAACCGGGATCGAACTTAAATTATAGTGATCCTTTTAATTTGGAGAAGTTGAATAACCCAAACTTGATAGGCGAGTATACTATAAATCTTAATTATTTACCTGGCACTGATGGCAATGATACCTTTGACCTTAATATTCTTGATAATCTAGAAATAAAGAAGACCATAGTTGTTGATGGTAAAAATGGCGATGACCTTCTTAAAGTTAGTTATGATTCCAAGGAGGGTATTAATGGTATCCATTTAGGTTTTGGAGGTGCTAATACAATCTACAATCGTGGTTTTGGTCTATCTGAATTTCTATATGAACTGGTTAAGTTTTCCAGTATTGAACGTTTTGAGATTACTGGCACACGATATGCTGACGTTTTCGAGGGGCGTGGTGGTAATGACATTTTCAAAGGTATTGCTGGCAGTGACATACTAAATAGTGGTGCAGGGAATGACTACCTTGATGGCGGTGCTGACAATGACACACTAGTTGGTGGTGCTGACAATGACACACTAGTTGGTGGTGCAGGTAATGACTCCCTAGTTGGTGGTTCAGGTAATGACATCCTTAACCCTGGTTATAGCCAAGGTTCCACTGATACAGTCGATGGAGGAGAGGCTGATGACCTTCTCCAAGTTGATTACAGTAGCAAGAATAATGGTTATGGTATCCATTTAGGTTTTGGCAACACTGATAAAATCTACAGTCGCGGTGGTGCTGGTGATAATTCTGAATTAGTCAACTTTTCCTATATTGAACGTTTTGATATCACTGGCACACAATATGCTGACGTTTTCGAGGTGCGTGGTGGTAATGACATTTTCAGAGGTGGTGCTGGCAGTGACATACTAAATGGTGGTGTAGGAAATGACTACCTTGATGGCGGTGCTGACGGTGACATCCTAAATGGTGGTGCTGGCAGTGACATACTAAATGGTGGTGCAGGGAATGATTACCTTGATGGCGGTGCTGACAATGACACACTAGTTGGTGGTGCAGGTAATGACTCCCTAGTTGGTGGTGCAGGTAATGACATCCTTAACCCTGGTTATAGCCAAGGTTCCACTGATACAGTTGATGGAGGAGGAGGGGATGATGACCTTCTCCAAGTTGATTACAGTAGTAAGAATAATGATTATGGTATCCATTTAGGTTTTGGCAACACTGATAAAATCTACAGTCGCGGTGGTGTTGGTGATAATTATGAATTAGTCAAGTTTTCCAATATTGAACGTTTTGATATCACCGGCACACAATATGATGACGCTTTCGAGGGGCGTACAGGCAATGACATCTTCAAAGGTGATGCTGGCAGTGACAAACTAACTGGGGGACGTGGAAAAGATAATCTAACCGGAGGAACTGGAGCCGATATTTTTGTTTACACCGAATTACAAGATTCCCTTTTGAATAACTTTGATGTTATTACAGACTTCAATGCTAACGAAGATAAATTTCAAATTCCTACTGTATCTAACTTCTACTTCTATAATGCACTTGATATTTTTTTAAAAGTAGATCTCAATGAGTCTTCAATTAATACACGATTAATGTCAGGAAACCTGTTGGGGGGTAATGGATTTCAACCCAACTATACTGCCATATTTAGTTATAAGGGTAGTCGCTATTTGGTTATTAATGATGCTACAGTAGGCTTTCAGGCAGGTAGCGATGCCATCATTGAGGTGACAGGATTAACGGGAACCCTTAAAGCCAGTAATTTTATAGATCCTAATGGTAATATCGCTCAAAATGTTTTATTAACTTTACCAGATTTGGGTGGTGGTGGTGCTGGAGGTGGAGATATTGTGTCAGTTCCTGGTGGAGGTGCTGCTGGAGGTGGAAATGTTGTGATCGGCTCAGGTCTTGGTGGTAATATACCTCAATATACTGCTACTGGTACACCAGGGCGTGATACGTTAATTGGAACTTCCACAAGCGATCGCATCACCGGCTTACAAGGTGCAGATACAATTACTGGTGGTGGCGGAAATGACGAATTTGTATATACTAATATCCGCGATAACGGTGACACGATTACAGATTTTGAGATTGGCAAGGATCATATTGTCTTCACGCAACTTCTTGATAGCCTAGTTACAGGAGGCTACAACGGTGCAAACGCAATAGCCGATGGCTATGTGAAAGTTGTGCAGGGTACTAGCACCAGCAACTTCAGCGTGCAAATTGATGCTGATGGCTCCACAGGCGACGACATCTTCAGACCTTTTATCACGGTAAACTTGGCTGGTACTGGCACTTTAAATAACCCCAGCAGCTTCGTATTTTAGGGCTTCACCGTTATAGGATGTTTGAAAAGTAGTTGGTTGTGATTTTAGCTACTTATTAATCCCCCCTGACACGGTGTAGACACAAGTCTTCTAGAGTTGCGCTACAGGCTTTTG
Protein-coding sequences here:
- a CDS encoding bluetail domain-containing putative surface protein, which encodes MQTTITIDKVNDTFKVNIPTDFSFDKTQKTIFLIHGFKSNPDDSFGDLYKDLQPLDQNANIIRVNWSSISGNSPDDYAYVKGQIDYIALALSNTFKTLNIDPTKTEIIGFSLGAHIAGLIGQDFKKKDPTKLISQIVGLDPAGPLFEVAGEDARISPDDANRVVVIHTSNYVSGLLLQPIFNFTFLIAIATGYLGLYRDDLGTLDIYVKKDGNLYGSDFFAPQQHDLAVKVYQSLVKGGMYGGINQYQPGSNLNYSDPFNLEKLNNPNLIGEYTINLNYLPGTDGNDTFDLNILDNLEIKKTIVVDGKNGDDLLKVSYDSKEGINGIHLGFGGANTIYNRGFGLSEFLYELVKFSSIERFEITGTRYADVFEGRGGNDIFKGIAGSDILNSGAGNDYLDGGADNDTLVGGADNDTLVGGAGNDSLVGGSGNDILNPGYSQGSTDTVDGGEADDLLQVDYSSKNNGYGIHLGFGNTDKIYSRGGAGDNSELVNFSYIERFDITGTQYADVFEVRGGNDIFRGGAGSDILNGGVGNDYLDGGADGDILNGGAGSDILNGGAGNDYLDGGADNDTLVGGAGNDSLVGGAGNDILNPGYSQGSTDTVDGGGGDDDLLQVDYSSKNNDYGIHLGFGNTDKIYSRGGVGDNYELVKFSNIERFDITGTQYDDAFEGRTGNDIFKGDAGSDKLTGGRGKDNLTGGTGADIFVYTELQDSLLNNFDVITDFNANEDKFQIPTVSNFYFYNALDIFLKVDLNESSINTRLMSGNLLGGNGFQPNYTAIFSYKGSRYLVINDATVGFQAGSDAIIEVTGLTGTLKASNFIDPNGNIAQNVLLTLPDLGGGGAGGGDIVSVPGGGAAGGGNVVIGSGLGGNIPQYTATGTPGRDTLIGTSTSDRITGLQGADTITGGGGNDEFVYTNIRDNGDTITDFEIGKDHIVFTQLLDSLVTGGYNGANAIADGYVKVVQGTSTSNFSVQIDADGSTGDDIFRPFITVNLAGTGTLNNPSSFVF